The segment cctgactgccaacattatcgcaataacacgctcctgtaggtacatgctgtacaacatcaggagaataggacctcttctcactcagaaggcggcacaggtcctggtccaggtcctggtcatctcacggctagactactgtaactccctccttcaggtctacctgctaatgtcattcgacctctacagctcatccagaatgcagctgctcgactggtcttcaacctcccgaaatttacccacaatcctttgctcctccgtgaccttcactggttaccagtgaccgcccgcatccgcttcaaaacattggtacatgcgtaccgtgctgcgaacagatcgggtccggtctacatccaggacatggtcaaaccgtacaccccagctcgttcacttcgctcggcttctgccaatcggcttgtagctccttcacttcgagctaaacactcaacaaagtcacaactgtttgctgtcctggctcctcattggtggaacgagctccacattgacatcaggacagcagaaagtctctacatcttccgtcgcaaactaaaaacacatctttttcgactataccttgaaggtagagctgtagtagcactttagtagcacttaaatgtctcttactgatagcactttgtagtttaacgttattgaagaaattgtacttgcttgattcttgttgttctgagtttggactcatggtttaatgcacttattgtaagtcgctttggataaaagcgtcagctaaatgacatgtaatgtaatgtagtttacactgaaaacacaacatcattGGCCCAGGTAACAATGTCCTCTCGCCTTAGTAACAGGTATATGATCTGTTTTGCCGTGTACCTTAGTAGCAGATATAATTACTGTCTTGCTGTAGTAACAGATATATCTGTGTCTGTAGTAACAGATCTGGACCTGAAGTTCCAGTATCGGGGCCGGACGACAGGCTCTCTGACAGTCAGTAACCCTCAGGGCTGCCGGCTTTACTACGGACACCTGGAGCCGACCCCGGAGCAGGTGGACCTGTTTGGGCCAGTCACCCTGCAACAGGTCCTGTTCCCTGGGACGTCTGATGTTCAGAACCAGAAGCAAATGTTCTACACCGAGGCCCTGCTGGATGTCATGGACCGCGGGCTGATCCTGGAAATCTGGGAGCAAGACATCTATGCTGTCCGCCTCTGTCAGTGCAAAGTGTTCTGGTCTGGACCCGGCATGCCTGAGCACGGTCCACCGAACCCCCTGGAGCGAGAGAAGAAGATCAAGGTGTTCAGCCTCAACGACTTCCTGCAAGGTACTGAATCCCTGAGGCGTTAGAGAATTCTGTCTCAACACGTTCATACTTACATCCAGGTGTGTCCGTCCGCAGGGCTGATCCTGTTCCAGAGAGGGGAAACTCAGAACCCTCCACCCTTCGAGATCTACTTCTGTTTCGGAGAGGACTGGCCCGACAAGAAACCCAAAGAGAAGAAACTCATCATCGTCCAGGTCCGTTCATCAACACTCATTGAGTCCTACACTCAGCACTTTAACACCTGCAGGATGAAGGACCCAAATCCACTGAAGGGTTGAGCAGCTATCGCAGACGCTTAactgcacaaacacaacaaaaagaacGAGTTTAATCTCAAAAGGTCTCAGTGCGTCGGTGGTATTTGCACTTGTGTAAATTAAGACATTTCAATGCAAAAACAATTGAATTCACAAAGATCAGAGCTGATAGTATGGTTGGATAGATATATGTTGAAACAAAATGGTGGCGTTCTCCTGGTTGTAGTTTTTAAACCTGGTTGTGGATCTGGTCTCTAAACCTGGTTCTGGTTGTCCTCAGGTTGTTCCTGTCGTGGCTCGGATCCTAACAGAGATGTTCTCTGGAGAACTCAGTTGGTCCATCGACAGCATCCGGCTGCAGATTTCAAACCCTGATGTGAAAGACCAGACAGTGGAGCAGTTCAAGGAGCTGCAGAGGCTCCTGCAGAGCCAACACATCCAGGGACCCTGGACCCCTAACGTCCCCTGATCCACACATCCAGGGGCACTGGACCCCTAACGTCCCccgattcaattcaattcagtttattttgtctagcccaatatcacaaattacaaatttgcctcagagggctttacaatctgtacacatacaaaatgacatccctgacctttgacctcacatcggatcaggaaaaactcccaagaaatagaaaaaaaaaccttcccgggggtaaaaaaggtaagaacccttcaggagagcaacagaggaggatccctctccccggatggacagaagaatagatgtcatgtacagatgaacagagttacacattcaatgaatatgacagaatgtatgaataattagtagtaggcatggaccacgatccagacctccacaatccatgaaacagaaagaggtatAGAGGAGGTGGGTCCACACATCCAGGGGCCCTGGACCCCTCGACGTCCCCTGATCCACATATCCAGGGGCCCTGGACCCCTCGACGTCCCCTGATCCACATATCCAGGGGCCCTGGACCCCTCGACGTCCCCTGATCCACATATCCAGGGGCCCTGGACCCCTCGACGTCCCCTGATCCACATATCCAGGGGCCCTGGACCCCTCGACGTCCCCTGATCCACATATCCAGGGGCCCTGGACCCCTCGACGTCCCCTGATCCACATATCCAGGGGCCCTGGACCCCTCGACGTCCCCTGATCCACATATCCAGGGGCCCTGGACCCCTCGACGTCCCCTGATCCACATATCCAGGGGCCCTGAACCCCTCGACGTCCCCTGATCCACATATCCAGGGGCCCTGGACCCCTCGACGTCCCCTGATCCACATATCCAGGGGCCCTGGACCCCTCGACGTTCCCTGATCCACATATCCAGGGGCCCTGGACCCCTCGACGTCCCCTGATCCACATATCCAGGGGCCCTGAATCCCGACGACCCCCCACGAAATTAGAGAACAACTTACTTTTAAAGACTCTGAACATGTTAaagatttaaatgttttttaactttttttgacTAAAAACTAAATCTCATCTGTTGAGAAACAAAGTTTGTCAGCTGATCTCAGCTCAGCTTTAAAATAAGTTAAACTTATAGTTTTAACTAAAGCCGACTGATCATCAAAATTGTATTCACTTCAAGGACTCATGTCTCTCATGTAATTCATACTGACTGAAGTGATCAGCTGTAAAAGATGGAGCTCAATGTTCATGTAACGCTTCGCTCCACTGCAGCTGATACTAAACACTTCAGTATTATAGAAGTATTGTTAATGTTAGGCTTTAAAAACTCAAACATGTTCAATGACCGTAAAACAGTAAGATTACCAATAAACACCACTGCAGTATTCTTTCATATATCAGATGTCATTTTTACTTACTGGGGAATACATTGTATTACTCTATAATACCCAGTATTACAAAAACAGAGTATAGAGTATTGCACTGTAGCATTGTAATGCTATATATTGATATTCTGTGTATTACACAAATAGTGTAATACACGGAATTACAATAACACAACAGTACACTGTATTAACCTGTACTACACAGTAAAACAGTAGACAGAATTAACCTGTAGTACACTGTATTAACCTGTACTAGTGTATTACACAGTACACTGTATTAACCTGTAATAGTGTACTACACAGTAAAACAGTAGACAGAATTAACCTGTAGTACACTATATTAACCTGTAATAGTGTATTACACAGTACTACACTATATTAACCTGTAATAGTGTATTACACAGTACACTGTATTAACCAGTAAGTGTATTACACAGTACTACACTATTGACCTGTAAtagtgtagtacagtaaaacaCAGTAGTACACTTAGTGAATCACACAGTAGTACACTTAGTGAATTACACAGTAGTACACTTAGTGAATTACACAGTAGTACACTTAGTGAATTACACAGTAGTACACTTAGTGAATTACACAGTAGTACACTTAGTGAATTACACAGTAGTACACTTAGTGAATTACACAGTAGTACACTTAGTGAATCACACAGTAGTACACTATTACAGGGGACATAAGTCTCCAGAAGTTACAACAATGATGTCATATTTCTCCAGAAATATTAAACAATTATCATTTAGATAATCAATTGAGAATAGAATTtggattaattgataatgaaaatcaATCTCTAGCCCCACCCTCTTCTGCTGGAAGACGTTTCTTATTTCATTCATCTGAATCACGTTTAAAAGGTTTTACCTCCGCAGATGAAACGATTCAGTCTGGTTCAGTTTCAGGTGACAACAAACAGGAACCAGTTTGTCCAGAACTCCCAGCAGACGGCGTCTCCACACAGGACGAAGCTgtaacagtgacatcatctgggTTACCGAGTGAAGGAACCAGGTACTCCGATCAGATGTCCCACTGATCAATACCTATTCATGTGTGCCATGTACAATTAGCTTGGGGGGCAGTACCAGGGTCCATTACGAGACGTCTAATAAATGATGGTGTAGCCTACAGGTACTGATGACGCATGAATGAATTAAACACGAGACGCATTAAAGTTGAATGTACTCTGTGTGATTAGAGGTCCCACCGGCAGGATTGGGTCTGCTGGTCTCTGGCTCCACCCTCAAAGACTTACCTGGACGTTTAAACACAGGTGAGCCTTCTGCCTCAGGTCTGAGAAACCTTCACACCTTCTGATACACAATGAGACACATCCAGACGAGTAAAACACTAAGGCAGACGGATTTGttgtttcagttgttttttgtttattgtttacaacAAGGCTACATCACCGATGATGTCATGGTGTCAGTCTCTCCGTCTCATTACCCAGAGTTCACTCTGTCTCACTTTGTGGAAAAACAACTAAAAGTCAACCAAagttaaaaaggtcaaaggtgacgCCAAATCCTCCAGCATTAAGCCTCTACAGGCAGCCACTCAGCCaagagcatcatgggaaatcTTTTGGCTCTTTTGTATGGCACGGACAAAAAACATCACGACCAAAGTCCCAAAAATAAATCTTCTCTTAAAAACTGTTGGCCAGGCACGTCCTACAATTGATTACTGATGAAGATCCAACAGGACTGATCCACATCAGTTCACTTAGTGAACTCCTCCTATTCCTGACCCCGCCCACCTGCTGGATCCAACCCCACCCACCTGAAACCTTCTGGACCCGACCCCTCCCACCTGACACCTGCTGCAGGTGTGGTCAGGTGAGGTTGGGGGTCGGGGTGGAGAACTCACTCTGTCAGTCCTTCAGAGTTATTTGTCCTGTTTCACATTCAAAGtccctcctccatctttatCATCTTCATCTTGTCCCTTTGGATCCTTGTCTGCAGTCGCAGCTTTTTGCCGTCACCTCTGAATGTTGGTCAACAAAAGATTTAACCTGAAAAGAGACGACAACAGCTGCTTAACATCCgtatcattacatttcatttagctgacgcttttatccaaagcgactttgATTTTACATTTCACTCTGAAGGTCAAAGAATGATACAAACAGGATTCTGAGATTTCTTAATCTTCCCACAGAGTTCATCAGACACAAGGTTTCTTTAGGCATCAAATTAACAACATGAAACTAACTGTTTTGATTGAAGATGCCGGGTTTGATATGAAAGTCAACAAACAATTACCCGACTAAACAGTTATCCGACAAAACAGTTACCCGGTGTCGTGTGAATGATAGTTACAAGGTGTAAATAGTTTGCCGACTGAACAGTTACCTgactagggttgtcacgataccaacaattataacttcgatacctgccataaataacattatacacaataccacaaatacaataccgatatatttatctataatagtaataaataaaacatctgtatggttccttTTTTTACCAGcgtgttcctgcccagctttttgaacacttaaaaatggcattaatattagtattagcctacagcaagatattaatgaaaactacatggtgccatcaaagcgtctcctgcacttgaccgacatgtctcctgcacttgaccgacacgtctcctgcacttgaccgacatgtctcctgcacttgaccgacatgtctcctgcacttgaccgccatgtctcctgcacttgaccgCCATGTCTCCTGCATTTGAccgccatgtctcctgcacttgaccgccatgtctcctgcacttgaccgACATGTCTCCTGCATTTGACCgacatgtctcctgcacttgaccgacatgtctcctgcacttgaccgacatgtctcctgcacttgaccgacatgtctcctgcacttgaccgACATGTCTCCTGCATTTGACCgacatgtctcctgcacttgaccgacatgtctcctgcacttgaccgACATGTCTCCTGCATTTGACCgacatgtctcctgcacttgaccgccatgtctcctgcacttgaccgacatgtctcctgcacttgaccgacatgtctcctgcacttgaccgACATGTCTCCTGCATTTGACCGCCATGTCTCCTCAGCGATCACTCGCTGTGAGTGAGCGCTGATATCGTTTTGAACGTAAGGTACCGCGGCACCTTTtcagtatcgatacaccgtgcaacatTAAACAGTTCCCTGACTAAACAGTTACCCGGTGTTGTGTGAATGATGGTTACAAGGTGTGAATGGTTACCCGGTGTTGTGTGAATGATGGTTACAAGGTGTGAATGGTTACCTGGTGTTGTGTGAAGGTTGCAGCTATCGGAACAGTCTGGTGAACTCTCTGATGGCCCAACACACCTGTTTACACTCCTCAGCactgaggagaggaagcagaaatatgaacacaatcCAGTGCTTGACTAGATGACTCCAAGAGGAACTCTTTGTTTGGGGAAGTAGAATGCAGTTGAATAGGTCACCTCTGGTTAtttggaggggggagggggggggattacaGGATCTGTCTGAACTTGTTGAGGACTCAGGAGTTTTTCTGCTTTCCACATTTAGATCAACAAGTCTCAACAGATACCCATCTGATGCCTCAAAcaaacatcccataatgttCAACATATTGTGAACACACCACTGTCAGCTCTACATGCCCCAGAACACCTTACTATACGCTCCACACTGATTTTAGTCAGCCTTTGTTCAACTTATTCAACAAGAAACAGGTATCGTGATTCACACATACTTTAACACCCGACTGGAACCAAAAACCTGAACATTACCTTTTGGTTACCTGCAGAGAGCAGGTGTGTTCAACGAAGCATCAACATGATGTGAACATGTAGAAAAGCCATAATTCAATCGGCTCTATCCCAGTCTCATCATCGTTGTGTTGTGCTGGCTCGGCTAAGAGCAAACAAGCTCAAACAAACGCTGCCTACGTGTGGTTCAACTGTCGAGATCAGTTTGTTCTCTGGCTGAGACGAACCAGCCAGGAAGGTGctgatgtctgtgtttttcataTTATTGACTTTATATAGTGACATTGCTGTTGTAAACATTACTGTTGCAGTTTTAGAAACAAtttgatatataaaaaaattaaaataaacattctaATCCTGTTCttaaatttgttttaatctttaataaatattaaaaagcttACTAAGTATTTAGTAATGAAAAAGAACCAATAAGTCGATAAAATCCTAACAATATCATCCCCAAAAATAATCCTATGGCAGGTGTTGCTGGTGTCTCACCTGGTGACCTGTTTGTGGAAATCAGTCAGCTGTTTGTGAGTGACAGTCACAGCTCCTCCTGACGTCTCCTTTGGTAAACCTTTCAGAGCATTTTCTAGCCAGCGACAAAATGTCTGAAACAGAAGACAGAGTTTAATCGCACCTGAGGAACGAGCACCGACACACCCGACCAGCTGTTACTCTTCATACTCACAGGTCTGTCGAACACCATGACCTCCCACAGCACCTCGGCAACGTCCGGCAACGTGTACGGTGGCAGACAGAAACAACACGAGTGCATCAGCTGAGTGATGAGCTGCTGGCCGTGCTGCTCCATGGCCTGACCAATCAGCTGCTTCCTTACCTCAAAGTTCTCTTCATGctgcagagagaggacacacaatATAACTCTTTTCCTGttaaagagaaaggacagatcCTTGAGAAAATAGTCACAAATCGGTTCTatataatagtttatttgaggagtttcagtcgggatttagaaaacaccacagcacagagacagcactggtgaggATTACTAATAACCTTCTAACggatcagataaaggactcatctctgtactggtcttgttagaccttagtgttgataaaggactcatctctgtactggtcttgttagaccttagtgctggtaaaggactcatctctgtactggtcttgttagaccttagtgctggtaaaggactcatctctgtactggtcttgttagaccttagtgctggtaaaggactcatctctgtactggtcttgttagaccttagtgctggtaaaggactcatctctgtactggtcttgttagaccttagtgctggtaaaggactcatctctgtactggtcttgttagaccttagtgctggtaaaggactcatctctgtactggtcttgttagaccttagtgctgataaaggactcatctctgtactggtcttgttagaccttagtgctggtaaaggactcatctctgtactggtcttgttagaccttagtgctgataaaggactcatctctgtactggtcttgttagaccttagtgctggtaaaggactcatctccgtactggtcttgttagaccttagtgctggtaaaggactcatctctgtattattattaccaactctacttcttccccaaaGTCCTTGTGCTTTTtctcctcacaggtttccatggatcgtggttatacGTTGACCATGGTCGTGTCTCCTGCCATGGCCTTACTGACACCCACcgctactactattattattatcattagtcACAATACTATTACTGgtttattatctttattattcTACTCTATCCACTGCTGCTATTAGTAGTCGTCATTTTTCTATCATTATTCTGCTTACTACTCTCATATCACTGAATGTAtagtttattctgtacacatgacatctatcacacttctgtccatcctgatagaggatcctcctctgttgaaCTCTgaggtttcttcttttttcccccgtaaaagtttttttgggggagtttttcctgaaccgatgtgaggttctgggacaaaggatgttgtatgtgtacagattgtacaactttctgaggcaaatttgtgatttggggctatagaTATAAACTGAATTAACAGACAGACATTATATATTGTGGTgcagaaagaggacagagacTTAAAGTTAGTCTTTATTCTGTCTTTTGTCATCAGTGTAGTTTTAAAGTAGTTTGAATAAATTTTTTTATTGCCGACTCACGTCGTTGGCAACTCCGGTGTGAATGAGGTCTCGGACAAACTTCATAACGCTGCAGTTGGCGTCTCGGTGGTCCAATGAGCTGGCAGCGATTGCGCACTGGATGATGTGAacgatgatgctgctgctgagtaAAGTTACGGGACTCCTTTGGAcaaacctgaacaggtagagataTCAAGCACATGTTCAGGCACATGTACCGGTCCAGGTAGAGGAAGTTCCTGAATCAAACCGCAGTCGATAAATGTGTTCAGGTGAACGAGCAGACTCACCTTGTGGCCAATCTGAACAGGTCGTCCACAGTGTCAGGATGATTCCTCAGACCATTCTGCTGCTCCAACAGCTGGAAAGTTGGCATGCACAGAGCCTGGAGGAAGCGGGAGGTCATCATGGCAAAGTAAATCAGTGTTTCTCATGAATTACCGAGATTGTGGCGACGGGACAAAGTTTATTTTCTCTCATAATGAACCAAAACTCTTTTACGCTTCTTGAATTGTGGGCGATCTTGCTCTCTATCTGCGTGTTTGGGCAGCAACCCCCCAACATGGAACCCGTCTCGTTTATCACGCTTGGAGAGTGGGACTTTTGTCACATCACCACCATCTCATATCTATACAAACCATTCCATTGTGACTCAATTATGTACCGACGCCGATAGGAGAAATACATTGAGCATTTGAAATGTAACTTTGGTAAAAGTAGAGAAGAATTAGCATCActatgcagaatggcccattttaAACCACAGAAGGCTTTTATAATTGAATTATAACATTGATGCATTCACTTTCTTCACGTCATTGTTGTAGCTGGTCAAGGTAAAGCTAAtttgaactactttatatactaaATAATTAGGCTACATACCATTTATTAAACACATCTATTATTGGTTGATTTATATACTCTATCAAGAACCTGAATCTCCAAAGTAGCCCAACTTGTCACTAACATTGCATATAATAGAGATAGTCAAGTAGAGTACAAATACCGTAAAGATTTACATAAGTAGAGTACTCCAGTAGCCTAAATGTTACATTCCAACCACTTCTCAAAGAGCACAATGTTCACCTGTTCTACAGGTGTTGGTGCGTTCACCTGTTCTACACGTGTGTTGGTGCGTTCACCTGTTCTACACGTGTGTTGGTGCGTTCACCTGTTCTACAGGTGTTGGTGCGTTCACCTGTTCTACACGTGTGTTGGTGCGTTCACCTGTTCTACAGGTGTTGGTGCGTTCACCTGTTCTACAGGTGTTGGTGTGTTCACCTGTTCTACACGTGTGTTGGTGCGTTCACCTGTTCTACAGGTGTTGGTGCGTTCACCTGTTCTACACGTGTGTTGGTGCGTTCACCTGTTCTACACGTGTGTTGGTGCGTTCACCTGTTCTACAAGTGTTGGTGCGTTCACCTGTTCTACAGGTGTTGGTGTGTTCACCTGTTCTACAGGTGTGTTGGTGCGTTCACCTGTTCTACAGGTGTTGGTGCGTTCACCTGTTCTACAAGTGTGTTGGTGCGTTCACCTGTTCTACAGGTGTTGGTGCGTTCACCTGTTCTACAGGTGTTGGTGTGTTCACCTGTTCTACACGTGTGTTGGTGCGTTCACCTGTTCTACACGTGTGTTGGTGCGTTCACCTGTTCTACACGTGTGTTGGTGCGTTCACCTGTTCTACAGGTGTTGGTGCGTTCACCTGTTCTACACGTGTGTTGGTGCGTTCACCTGTTCTACACGTGTGTTGGTGCGTTCACCTGTTCTACACGTGTGTTGGTGCGTTCACCTGTTCTACAGGTGTTGGTGCGTTCACCTGTTCTACAAGTGTATTTACCTGTAACATGTCAAGCAGTCCCTGCCTGCAACCCTCCTCCATGCCATATTCGTCCACCAGAATGCTGCCCAAGTACAGGAAGCAGGAGTGTGGATACACCTGATAGACACTCACCATCTGATGACaacaaacagccaatcagaacaaATATAGTGTGTTAAGAATAAGATTTAAACTAACACATGGACAGGTGTGTCAGTACTAACACATGGACAGGTGTGTCAGTACTTCAAGAATCCAAGGCAACACACTGAGTGATTGAtatacaaattttaaaaaactgtatTTCTTATAGACCAACACATAACAtactatacatttatttaaaccttACATTTTGGATTTATAACCTGAACCAATAGATCAATAAGACATTAATATCACCGATTGATTGTGAGATTCAATCAGTTCTCCTCAACCCTTTTCATTACaaatcagaaaaataaacagGTCCAGGTGCGTCTCACCTGAGTGACGAGTGGCTGCAGCAGGGAGGCGGAGCCTTTTCCTACACATCGTACAGCGAACCTGAGACAGCGACAGCATCGCTCCACAATCCTGTTATCAGCCTGGTGAGTGTTCAGAGTCTCCGAAAGCACGGGCCAGATCTAGAAGTGAGACACGTGACACAGGTAAGTCATGGAAAACCAACCCCCCAGGTAAGATATGTTTATTGAATACATTATCTGATTTATAGTTGAGTCACATGACGCACAACATGTATCAATAACATACACAAGGCTTTACAGGGAGGTCACATGATTATGATAAAGTTATTCATGAATAGAATACTTTGTGTAAATATTCAAATGAGGTGAGTTCCGGTGAGCTCAGATGTTTTACCTCCTGAATGACTTTCTGACAGGGGTGAGTCTGTCCATTCTCCACAATggggtttgtgtgtctgtaggaaaaacaaacaaatatgtatgAACATATTCACGGTTTGCTGCTttgtaaatttaaataaaggttGACATTTTTATACAGGTGAACTCACCTAAAGATAACAGCCAGTCTGTCGAGCCAGACGGTAGGATCAGCTGACTTAC is part of the Cyclopterus lumpus isolate fCycLum1 chromosome 23, fCycLum1.pri, whole genome shotgun sequence genome and harbors:
- the irf5 gene encoding interferon regulatory factor 5 isoform X2, whose protein sequence is MSVQPRRIRLKPWLLAQVNSGRYPGLQWLSSEHRLFQIPWKHATRHTPASDEENTIFKAWAVETGKYQEGVDEPEPAKWKANLRCALNKSREFQLKYDGTKETPLQPYKIYEVCEQGRNTDGAEDEDDDEMPNLMDLTINLNSLPPPAASTPPGPALMEASSMGDVQNHQPCKYDLLSSVPLTDLDLKFQYRGRTTGSLTVSNPQGCRLYYGHLEPTPEQVDLFGPVTLQQVLFPGTSDVQNQKQMFYTEALLDVMDRGLILEIWEQDIYAVRLCQCKVFWSGPGMPEHGPPNPLEREKKIKVFSLNDFLQGLILFQRGETQNPPPFEIYFCFGEDWPDKKPKEKKLIIVQVVPVVARILTEMFSGELSWSIDSIRLQISNPDVKDQTVEQFKELQRLLQSQHIQGPWTPNVP
- the irf5 gene encoding interferon regulatory factor 5 isoform X1; the encoded protein is MSVQPRRIRLKPWLLAQVNSGRYPGLQWLSSEHRLFQIPWKHATRHTPASDEENTIFKAWAVETGKYQEGVDEPEPAKWKANLRCALNKSREFQLKYDGTKETPLQPYKIYEVCEQGRNTDGAEDEDDDEMPNLMDLTINPRISDPPSFSSFPAQSETAYDMIPMTSDLRVQRSFVHPARLSNGLQDLNSLPPPAASTPPGPALMEASSMGDVQNHQPCKYDLLSSVPLTDLDLKFQYRGRTTGSLTVSNPQGCRLYYGHLEPTPEQVDLFGPVTLQQVLFPGTSDVQNQKQMFYTEALLDVMDRGLILEIWEQDIYAVRLCQCKVFWSGPGMPEHGPPNPLEREKKIKVFSLNDFLQGLILFQRGETQNPPPFEIYFCFGEDWPDKKPKEKKLIIVQVVPVVARILTEMFSGELSWSIDSIRLQISNPDVKDQTVEQFKELQRLLQSQHIQGPWTPNVP
- the irf5 gene encoding interferon regulatory factor 5 isoform X3 — protein: MSVQPRRIRLKPWLLAQVNSGRYPGLQWLSSEHRLFQIPWKHATRHTPASDEENTIFKAWAVETGKYQEGVDEPEPAKWKANLRCALNKSREFQLKYDGTKETPLQPYKIYEVCEQGRNTDGAEDEDDDEMPNLMDLTITSTPPGPALMEASSMGDVQNHQPCKYDLLSSVPLTDLDLKFQYRGRTTGSLTVSNPQGCRLYYGHLEPTPEQVDLFGPVTLQQVLFPGTSDVQNQKQMFYTEALLDVMDRGLILEIWEQDIYAVRLCQCKVFWSGPGMPEHGPPNPLEREKKIKVFSLNDFLQGLILFQRGETQNPPPFEIYFCFGEDWPDKKPKEKKLIIVQVVPVVARILTEMFSGELSWSIDSIRLQISNPDVKDQTVEQFKELQRLLQSQHIQGPWTPNVP